In Polynucleobacter sp. TUM22923, one genomic interval encodes:
- a CDS encoding peptidylprolyl isomerase — MAKVLLKTNHGDITLTLDAVKAPKSVANFLQYVKSGHYDGTIFHRVIDNFMVQGGGMSPGMKEKSSGASIENEANNGLKNERGTVAMARTSDPHSATAQFFINVNDNDFLNHTAPNAQGWGYAVFGKVTDGLDIVDKIRKVKTASSGFHQDVPAEDVLIEKATVLEE; from the coding sequence ATGGCTAAAGTGTTACTCAAAACCAATCATGGTGATATCACCCTCACTTTAGATGCTGTCAAAGCACCTAAAAGTGTTGCTAATTTTTTACAGTACGTTAAAAGCGGTCACTATGATGGGACGATCTTCCATCGCGTAATTGATAATTTTATGGTTCAGGGTGGCGGCATGAGCCCAGGCATGAAAGAAAAATCTTCTGGCGCCTCTATTGAAAATGAGGCTAACAATGGCCTCAAAAATGAGCGCGGCACAGTAGCTATGGCACGTACTAGCGACCCGCATTCAGCAACAGCTCAGTTCTTTATTAACGTCAATGACAATGATTTCCTAAACCACACGGCACCGAATGCTCAGGGTTGGGGCTACGCTGTTTTTGGCAAGGTTACTGATGGCTTGGACATCGTTGACAAGATCCGTAAAGTAAAAACTGCTAGCTCTGGTTTTCATCAAGATGTTCCAGCGGAAGATGTATTGATTGAGAAGGCAACTGTTCTCGAAGAATGA
- a CDS encoding acetyl-CoA carboxylase carboxyltransferase subunit alpha, with translation MKTTFLDFEQSIAELETKIEELQFVQDESSVDISDEIKTLTEKSQQLTKDVYTNLTPWQVSQVARHPQRPYTLDYINALFTDFHELHGDRNFADDQSIVAGLARFDDKPCIVIGHQKGRDTKERALRNFGMSRPEGYRKAMRLMRLAEKFSIPVFTFVDTPGAFPGIDAEERNQSEAIGHNLYVQAELEVPIIATIIGEGGSGGALAIAMGDVVLMLQNSTYSVISPEGCASILWKTAEKAPEAAEQLGLTAQRLKTLGLIDKIVAEPTGGAHRDYEVMMNNLRKALAESLKTFEGMKVEALLERRYVRLMGYGKFKEIEAKS, from the coding sequence ATGAAAACGACTTTCCTAGATTTTGAGCAATCAATCGCTGAATTAGAGACAAAGATTGAAGAGCTGCAGTTTGTACAAGATGAATCATCTGTGGATATTTCAGATGAGATTAAAACGCTAACTGAAAAAAGTCAGCAACTGACTAAGGATGTCTATACCAATCTGACTCCTTGGCAAGTTTCCCAAGTAGCGCGTCATCCGCAGCGACCTTACACTCTAGACTATATCAATGCGCTCTTTACTGATTTCCATGAGTTGCATGGCGATCGTAATTTTGCTGATGACCAATCTATTGTGGCCGGCCTAGCCCGATTCGATGACAAGCCTTGTATTGTTATTGGTCACCAAAAAGGCCGTGATACCAAAGAGCGTGCGCTGAGAAATTTTGGTATGAGTCGCCCAGAGGGCTACCGCAAGGCGATGCGCTTAATGCGTTTGGCGGAAAAATTCTCAATACCGGTATTTACATTTGTGGATACACCGGGAGCATTTCCTGGAATTGATGCTGAAGAGCGCAATCAATCTGAGGCGATTGGCCATAACCTGTATGTTCAGGCGGAGTTAGAGGTGCCCATTATTGCCACCATCATTGGTGAAGGTGGCTCAGGCGGTGCATTAGCGATTGCCATGGGTGACGTAGTCCTGATGTTGCAAAATTCCACCTACTCGGTAATCTCCCCTGAAGGCTGCGCCTCTATTCTTTGGAAGACGGCTGAAAAAGCGCCTGAAGCAGCAGAACAGCTGGGTTTAACTGCGCAACGCCTAAAGACGCTGGGCTTAATTGACAAGATTGTGGCCGAACCTACTGGTGGCGCACACCGGGACTACGAAGTGATGATGAATAACCTGCGGAAGGCTTTAGCGGAATCTCTAAAGACTTTTGAAGGCATGAAGGTAGAAGCGTTACTAGAGCGACGTTACGTGCGCTTGATGGGCTATGGTAAGTTCAAGGAAATCGAAGCTAAGTCCTGA
- a CDS encoding cupin domain-containing protein: MTAFYLSNPYQPPQAPQTLPLDLPWALLGNMSPAQFMKTHWHKKPLLVRGAIPAFKLANMGGKPLQSPISAETLINLAGDDAVQSRLIQAKPWRFIEGPFKKKDIPTSQSRNWTLLLQGMEAQHPAAATVLSWFRFIPDARLDDLMISLASIGGGVGPHFDSYDVFLIQMSGRRRWRISDQSDLSLKPKMPLKILQNFQAQQEWDLEPGDMLYLPPQIAHDGIALDAGCQTWSVGFRSPSYKELLQEGLWRLAESLEEIPSLAKHFADPKQAASNKAEELPHEMTEQLERKLKELRLDQIDTFLPGITAYLSEPKPQAIFDGSMSNLTPAQFSVALSKFVLVPHPQTRLLTLKKCVFCNGEEMTGKQTLATQKAWQRIAAKKSLNKVQIDTINTENSLYQAYQDGWLIFEDFAPGWI; encoded by the coding sequence ATGACTGCATTTTACTTGAGCAATCCCTATCAGCCACCTCAGGCACCACAAACCCTTCCGCTAGACCTGCCTTGGGCTTTATTGGGCAATATGAGCCCAGCACAGTTCATGAAAACCCACTGGCATAAAAAGCCCTTGCTGGTTCGTGGTGCTATTCCGGCTTTCAAGCTAGCCAATATGGGTGGTAAGCCGCTGCAAAGCCCGATTTCAGCTGAGACACTCATTAACTTGGCAGGCGATGATGCCGTGCAATCTAGACTAATCCAAGCTAAACCCTGGCGTTTTATTGAGGGTCCATTCAAGAAAAAAGATATCCCCACTTCGCAGTCGCGCAACTGGACACTTTTACTTCAGGGAATGGAGGCACAGCATCCTGCTGCTGCAACAGTCTTGTCTTGGTTTCGATTTATTCCAGATGCCCGTTTAGACGATCTCATGATTAGTCTTGCCAGCATAGGCGGTGGCGTTGGCCCACATTTTGACTCCTACGATGTATTTTTAATTCAAATGTCTGGACGAAGACGTTGGCGCATCTCCGATCAATCTGACTTGAGCCTCAAGCCAAAAATGCCTCTCAAAATATTACAGAACTTTCAGGCTCAGCAAGAATGGGATTTAGAACCGGGAGACATGCTGTATCTCCCACCTCAAATTGCCCACGATGGCATCGCATTAGATGCGGGATGCCAAACCTGGTCGGTGGGGTTCCGCTCACCAAGTTATAAAGAGCTCTTACAAGAGGGCTTGTGGCGTCTTGCGGAGTCACTGGAAGAGATCCCTAGCCTAGCTAAACACTTTGCTGACCCAAAACAAGCGGCAAGCAATAAAGCCGAGGAGCTTCCCCATGAAATGACAGAACAGCTCGAGCGCAAACTCAAAGAGTTGCGGCTAGATCAGATCGATACATTCTTACCCGGAATTACTGCCTACTTAAGCGAACCAAAACCTCAGGCCATTTTTGATGGCTCGATGTCCAATCTGACCCCCGCTCAATTTTCTGTCGCACTATCCAAGTTTGTATTGGTGCCCCACCCCCAAACACGACTGCTAACACTCAAAAAATGTGTTTTTTGCAATGGTGAGGAAATGACTGGCAAGCAAACCCTGGCAACCCAGAAAGCCTGGCAGCGCATTGCCGCCAAAAAATCCCTAAATAAGGTCCAAATTGACACAATCAATACTGAAAATAGTCTTTATCAGGCCTATCAGGATGGCTGGTTAATATTTGAGGATTTTGCGCCAGGTTGGATATAA
- a CDS encoding tetratricopeptide repeat protein: MSPFFTPSPMPANPLAKTLSSRTALLGVFSSAMLALLLSACSTPGQQLADAEIKALNSLNEASAASAASAASTANASSPTGAQAQRPAPYIGSYGPNDPPRLTSNSSGYDPFNSELSDSIGVPFLSFLIIEPDPVTKNGVPADIERLVKAKQYPEAIELINQRLKKTPSNVQLRYVKARMQIEMQQWEPAKKTLIEITQQFPELPEPYNNLAALAANQKNWIEARDYLELALKLRPSYVIASANLGEVYIRLGAQAYDNAAKDALVNQRQYSNKAKALLEILKPPKKPGQTNIAPIAK; the protein is encoded by the coding sequence ATGAGTCCGTTTTTTACCCCATCTCCTATGCCAGCCAATCCCCTTGCTAAGACCCTATCTAGCCGTACCGCCCTATTGGGGGTCTTTAGCTCCGCCATGCTGGCTCTTCTACTCAGTGCCTGCAGTACTCCAGGCCAGCAGCTAGCGGATGCGGAAATTAAAGCGCTCAATAGTCTTAATGAAGCTTCTGCTGCTTCTGCTGCTTCCGCTGCATCTACTGCTAACGCTTCCAGCCCTACTGGGGCACAAGCGCAGCGCCCAGCCCCCTATATTGGGTCATATGGACCGAATGACCCGCCCAGACTAACTTCAAATAGCTCTGGGTACGACCCATTTAACTCTGAGCTTTCGGACTCTATTGGCGTTCCCTTTTTGTCCTTTTTGATTATTGAACCCGATCCAGTGACTAAGAATGGCGTTCCAGCAGATATTGAAAGGCTAGTCAAAGCCAAGCAATATCCTGAGGCTATAGAGCTCATCAATCAACGCCTTAAAAAGACTCCTAGTAATGTGCAGTTACGCTATGTTAAAGCCCGCATGCAAATTGAAATGCAGCAGTGGGAACCAGCGAAAAAAACATTAATTGAAATTACCCAGCAATTTCCTGAATTACCAGAGCCTTACAACAACTTAGCGGCTTTGGCTGCCAATCAAAAAAATTGGATTGAGGCACGTGACTATTTAGAGCTAGCCCTCAAATTAAGACCTAGTTATGTCATTGCCTCTGCGAATTTAGGTGAGGTGTACATACGCCTTGGGGCACAGGCCTACGACAATGCTGCAAAAGACGCGCTAGTCAATCAACGCCAATACAGCAATAAAGCAAAAGCCCTATTGGAAATTCTTAAGCCTCCTAAGAAGCCTGGGCAAACGAATATTGCCCCTATTGCAAAATAA
- a CDS encoding DNA-3-methyladenine glycosylase: MTPAAGIDIGAATAFLEEIAPEYWEQACAELMKQDRILKKLIPKIGPGFLRTRGDAFSTLARSIVGQQISVVAAQSVWNKVLIVLKNKVSPKTILALPIENLRACGLSGRKVEYIRDLAAHFDSGQLHADQWKGMEDEAIIKELSAIRGVGRWTAEMFLIFNLVRPNILPLDDAGLIKAISLNYFSGEPVSRHEAREVAANWAPWRTVATWYMWRSLDPVPVDH; encoded by the coding sequence TTGACACCAGCGGCAGGCATTGATATTGGGGCAGCTACTGCATTCTTGGAGGAAATTGCTCCAGAATATTGGGAGCAGGCCTGTGCTGAACTAATGAAACAAGATCGCATTCTTAAAAAGTTAATTCCTAAAATTGGCCCTGGATTTTTGAGGACTCGTGGCGATGCTTTTTCGACGTTAGCCAGATCTATTGTTGGACAGCAGATTTCAGTGGTGGCGGCTCAATCGGTTTGGAACAAAGTACTTATTGTGCTGAAAAATAAAGTTAGCCCCAAGACGATTCTTGCATTGCCTATAGAGAATTTGCGTGCCTGTGGTTTATCTGGCCGTAAGGTGGAATACATACGTGATTTGGCGGCGCATTTCGATTCTGGCCAGCTGCATGCCGATCAATGGAAGGGCATGGAGGATGAGGCCATTATTAAGGAGCTGAGCGCTATTCGGGGGGTGGGTCGCTGGACAGCGGAAATGTTCCTCATTTTTAATCTAGTGAGACCCAATATTCTCCCTTTAGATGATGCGGGCTTAATTAAGGCTATTTCTCTCAATTACTTCAGTGGAGAGCCCGTAAGTAGGCATGAGGCTCGTGAAGTGGCGGCAAATTGGGCTCCTTGGCGCACGGTTGCCACATGGTATATGTGGAGAAGTCTCGACCCCGTCCCCGTAGACCATTAA
- the cysE gene encoding serine O-acetyltransferase — MFNSLFDQVDSIIVRDPAARNRLEVITCYPGLHAVWIHRVSHALWNVGLKWIARLLSMLARFITGIEIHPGAIIGRRVFLDHGLGIVIGETTEIGDDCTIYQGVTLGGTSLYKGVKRHPTLGKGVVISAGAKVLGGFTVGDGARVGSNAVVLKEIPAGATAVGIPARVLHPDLPQIANADSKAKEYFSAYGVTPNVDDPVSMALKGLIDATLEQEAKIVALEKALARLSNTPQDAGVASDTQRDLGALKEWLKE; from the coding sequence ATGTTTAATTCACTTTTCGACCAAGTCGACTCCATCATTGTTCGTGATCCTGCGGCCCGTAATCGCCTTGAGGTGATTACCTGCTACCCAGGTTTACATGCCGTTTGGATCCACCGGGTTTCACATGCCCTTTGGAATGTGGGTCTTAAATGGATTGCCCGTTTACTGTCAATGTTGGCTCGTTTTATTACTGGCATTGAAATTCATCCGGGTGCAATCATCGGTCGTCGCGTTTTTTTAGATCACGGCTTAGGTATCGTCATTGGTGAAACCACTGAAATCGGTGATGACTGCACCATCTATCAAGGCGTTACTCTAGGCGGCACCTCCCTCTACAAAGGCGTCAAACGCCACCCCACATTAGGCAAAGGTGTTGTGATCAGCGCTGGCGCAAAAGTATTGGGTGGATTTACTGTCGGCGATGGTGCCAGAGTGGGTTCCAATGCAGTCGTGCTAAAAGAAATCCCTGCGGGGGCTACTGCTGTTGGAATACCAGCCCGTGTCTTGCACCCAGATTTACCGCAAATTGCCAACGCGGATAGCAAGGCAAAAGAATATTTTTCTGCTTATGGTGTGACGCCCAACGTAGATGACCCAGTATCGATGGCTCTCAAAGGTTTAATTGATGCAACCCTCGAGCAAGAGGCAAAGATCGTCGCACTTGAAAAAGCATTGGCTAGATTAAGCAATACACCACAAGATGCAGGGGTTGCCAGCGACACCCAACGTGATCTGGGTGCTTTGAAGGAATGGCTTAAGGAGTAA
- a CDS encoding RNA methyltransferase yields the protein MNANQAQPLRWVLVQTSHPGNVGSAARALKTMGFGDLRLIDPKIPGVAHEAEAIALASGAGDVLATCQESPSLESSVQECSLVLGLTSRDREFGPPALDWNAARLLVRAAIQGGQKVALLFGPERTGLDNQHLSLCTHRVWLDANPLYPSLNLAQAVMVCAYTLRETLSHKLTESDISVDLKDYADPAAVAAMLDHLKEGLESIGYLDPANPKKLMPRLQALFARSRLHKEEIDLLRGIAKQMLLKKSA from the coding sequence ATGAATGCAAATCAAGCTCAACCCTTACGCTGGGTCCTTGTCCAGACCAGTCACCCCGGGAATGTGGGTTCGGCAGCGCGCGCATTGAAAACAATGGGATTTGGCGATCTACGTCTAATTGACCCCAAAATACCGGGTGTTGCTCATGAAGCAGAAGCAATTGCGCTTGCCAGTGGTGCAGGCGATGTTTTAGCGACCTGCCAAGAATCTCCCTCGCTTGAATCAAGTGTTCAAGAATGTTCGCTAGTGTTGGGTCTGACTAGCCGTGATCGTGAATTTGGTCCGCCCGCGCTAGACTGGAATGCAGCCCGCCTATTGGTCAGAGCCGCAATTCAGGGTGGGCAAAAGGTAGCCTTACTATTTGGCCCAGAGCGGACTGGGCTAGACAACCAGCATTTATCGCTATGTACGCACAGAGTGTGGCTAGATGCTAATCCACTATACCCCTCCTTAAATCTCGCTCAAGCGGTCATGGTCTGCGCCTACACCCTGAGGGAGACCTTGAGCCATAAACTCACTGAAAGCGATATCAGCGTGGATCTAAAGGACTATGCAGACCCTGCAGCTGTAGCTGCGATGCTAGATCACCTGAAAGAAGGTCTTGAGTCCATTGGCTATCTGGACCCTGCCAATCCCAAAAAGCTGATGCCGCGCCTCCAAGCTCTATTCGCTAGAAGTCGCCTTCATAAGGAAGAGATTGACCTATTACGCGGTATTGCCAAGCAAATGCTCCTTAAGAAATCTGCATAG
- a CDS encoding peptidylprolyl isomerase yields the protein MKIEKNTVVSLRYKLTDAQNNVIEEPDSPMVYLHGGYEGTFPKIESLLDGQDIGYEASIQLEPSEAFGEYDPELLKIEPRGRFPEPLEIGMQFEGVPDAEEGQENSLDDDALIYTVTDVADSQVILDGNHPLAGMALRFWVQVEDIRVATEEEIENRYPESGQGFAFGMPHLDDDGDEVDGDNGVNQTQLGGANPTLH from the coding sequence ATGAAGATCGAAAAAAATACCGTTGTATCTCTACGTTACAAATTAACGGATGCCCAGAATAATGTTATCGAGGAACCGGACTCCCCGATGGTATACCTGCACGGCGGTTATGAGGGCACTTTTCCGAAGATTGAGTCCTTGTTAGATGGTCAAGATATTGGATATGAAGCCAGCATTCAGCTAGAGCCTAGTGAAGCCTTTGGTGAATACGACCCTGAATTACTCAAGATTGAACCCCGTGGCCGCTTCCCTGAGCCACTCGAGATAGGCATGCAATTTGAAGGTGTTCCCGATGCTGAAGAGGGGCAAGAGAACTCTCTGGATGATGATGCCTTGATCTACACCGTAACGGATGTTGCTGATAGCCAAGTGATTTTGGATGGCAACCATCCGCTAGCAGGAATGGCCTTGCGTTTTTGGGTTCAAGTAGAAGATATCCGCGTGGCAACAGAAGAAGAGATTGAAAATCGCTATCCCGAAAGTGGCCAGGGGTTTGCTTTTGGTATGCCGCATCTCGATGATGATGGCGATGAAGTTGATGGTGATAACGGCGTTAATCAAACACAATTAGGTGGCGCCAACCCAACATTGCATTGA
- the cysS gene encoding cysteine--tRNA ligase produces the protein MLQIYNTLSRSKQVFKPIEPGKVKIYVCGMTVYDFCHIGHARVMIVFDMVVRWLRATGFEVTYVRNITDIDDKIIKRAIENGEPIATLTQRFIDAMHADSDALGLIYPDEEPRATDFIAQMQGMIGKLIEKELAYQAEDGDVNFAVRLFPEYGRLSGKSIDELNAGERVAIGGGKRDPLDFVLWKSAKPEEPADTRWNSPWGEGRPGWHIECSAMSCDLLGQHFDIHGGGADLQFPHHENEIAQSEGALYGQQHTAADQPFVNYWMHNGHIRVNEEKMSKSLGNFFLIRDVLTRFDPEVVRFFILRAHYRSPINYSDIQLEEARAGLVRLYTALVQATPAQAILLDPNSVLVKRFSSAMNDDFNTPEAIAALFDLATEVNRAEGAEKIQLASTLKTLAATLNFLQRDPTSFLQSTVPGHESGLTNEMIEEQIAARLAAKQAKDFAKSDLIRKTLLEQGVVLEDKPGGITEWRRS, from the coding sequence ATGCTGCAAATCTATAACACTCTTAGTCGTTCAAAACAGGTCTTTAAGCCTATCGAGCCAGGCAAGGTCAAGATTTACGTCTGCGGCATGACGGTTTATGACTTTTGTCACATAGGCCATGCCCGGGTGATGATCGTATTTGATATGGTGGTTCGGTGGCTTAGGGCTACCGGCTTTGAGGTGACGTATGTTCGCAATATTACCGATATAGACGATAAGATTATTAAGCGTGCCATTGAAAATGGGGAGCCTATTGCTACCCTAACGCAGCGCTTTATTGATGCTATGCACGCGGATTCAGATGCGTTAGGCCTCATCTATCCTGATGAGGAGCCACGGGCTACAGACTTTATTGCGCAAATGCAGGGCATGATTGGCAAGCTCATCGAAAAAGAGCTGGCCTATCAAGCAGAGGATGGCGATGTGAACTTTGCTGTCCGTTTATTTCCCGAATATGGTCGTCTGTCTGGTAAATCGATAGATGAGTTAAATGCCGGTGAGCGAGTGGCGATTGGTGGCGGCAAAAGAGATCCGCTGGACTTTGTTCTTTGGAAAAGCGCCAAGCCAGAAGAGCCTGCAGATACGCGTTGGAATTCTCCTTGGGGTGAAGGTCGCCCGGGCTGGCATATTGAGTGTTCTGCGATGTCCTGCGACTTACTAGGTCAGCATTTTGATATCCATGGGGGTGGTGCTGATTTACAGTTTCCCCATCACGAAAATGAAATTGCACAAAGCGAAGGTGCTCTATATGGTCAACAACATACCGCTGCGGACCAACCCTTTGTAAATTACTGGATGCACAACGGCCATATTCGAGTCAATGAAGAAAAGATGTCCAAATCATTGGGTAATTTTTTCTTAATTCGGGATGTTTTAACGCGCTTTGATCCAGAGGTGGTTCGCTTCTTTATATTGCGCGCCCATTACCGCAGCCCCATTAACTATAGCGATATACAGCTAGAAGAAGCACGCGCTGGCTTAGTGCGCCTGTATACCGCTTTGGTACAAGCTACACCAGCTCAGGCCATCCTTTTGGATCCTAATTCTGTCTTGGTAAAACGCTTTTCTAGTGCGATGAATGATGACTTCAATACCCCTGAGGCCATTGCAGCCCTGTTTGATTTAGCTACTGAAGTGAATCGTGCAGAGGGCGCGGAAAAAATTCAACTAGCTAGCACCTTAAAAACATTGGCAGCGACCTTAAATTTTCTTCAGCGAGACCCAACATCGTTTCTACAATCGACTGTTCCTGGCCACGAGAGCGGCTTAACAAATGAAATGATTGAAGAGCAGATTGCAGCACGGTTAGCCGCTAAGCAAGCGAAAGATTTTGCGAAGTCAGACCTCATTCGTAAGACCTTGCTAGAACAGGGTGTAGTACTGGAAGATAAGCCTGGTGGCATTACTGAGTGGCGCAGAAGCTAA
- a CDS encoding inositol monophosphatase family protein: MHPMLNVAVKAARRAGTVINRASLNLERLQVDRKQHNDFVTEVDRQAEAAIIETLSEAYPTHGFLAEETGAQNIEAENVWIIDPLDGTTNFIHGFPQYAVSIALSVNGITQQAVVYDPTRDELFTATRGAGAYLDRRRLRVATQDRLFNCLLGTGFPYREDQDLEKYLEVFADMSRQCAGLRRPGAASLDLAYVAAGRYDGFFESDLKPWDMAAGALLLTEAGGLIGNYRGEEGFLQSGEVMCANPRIFAQMVQCLSKYSNC, encoded by the coding sequence ATGCATCCCATGTTAAATGTGGCCGTTAAGGCTGCCCGTCGTGCCGGAACCGTGATTAATAGAGCCTCTCTTAATTTAGAGCGCCTTCAGGTTGACCGTAAACAACATAATGATTTCGTAACTGAGGTGGACAGACAGGCTGAAGCAGCCATCATCGAGACACTGAGCGAGGCTTACCCTACGCACGGATTTTTAGCAGAAGAAACGGGCGCTCAGAACATTGAAGCGGAAAATGTTTGGATCATTGATCCCTTAGATGGCACCACCAACTTCATTCATGGCTTTCCGCAGTATGCAGTGTCAATTGCACTCTCCGTTAACGGCATAACTCAACAGGCAGTTGTTTACGATCCAACCCGCGATGAGTTGTTCACAGCCACTCGTGGTGCTGGTGCCTACTTAGATCGTCGGCGTTTACGAGTAGCTACTCAAGACCGTTTATTTAATTGCTTGCTTGGCACAGGTTTTCCTTATCGTGAAGATCAAGACTTAGAGAAATATTTAGAGGTCTTCGCCGATATGTCTCGTCAGTGTGCAGGCTTACGTCGCCCTGGTGCAGCATCCTTGGACCTGGCTTATGTTGCTGCTGGTCGCTACGATGGATTTTTTGAGAGTGATCTCAAGCCATGGGATATGGCGGCGGGCGCGCTGTTGCTCACGGAAGCTGGCGGATTAATTGGTAACTACCGCGGCGAAGAGGGGTTCTTACAAAGTGGAGAAGTGATGTGCGCTAATCCGCGTATTTTTGCTCAGATGGTGCAATGCCTATCCAAATACTCCAACTGCTAG
- a CDS encoding UDP-2,3-diacylglucosamine diphosphatase: MIPQYASALLISDLHLTPSMPLTAQRFFDFCEKEAPKVEAVFIMGDLFEYWVGDDAAMHSPFQLEVQRALATLSTKVKTYYLHGNRDFLIGKQFLSRAGLTLLSDPCKVGIAGHDYVLCHGDSLCTADVGYQVFRTWVRKPWVQKLFLAMPLHWRRSIANHLRSNSGLQYQRSTQQSSEFARIKTNVTLAACAAVLRDQNADRLIHGHTHLPAHHQENLDAQTWQRWVLSDWDLDHPESTLPRASALQIDQAGLRYASLVKA, from the coding sequence ATGATCCCGCAATACGCGAGCGCTCTGCTCATCTCCGATCTACATCTCACTCCATCGATGCCTTTAACGGCGCAACGTTTTTTCGACTTTTGTGAAAAAGAGGCGCCCAAAGTAGAGGCTGTATTTATTATGGGCGATTTATTTGAGTATTGGGTTGGTGATGATGCGGCGATGCACTCTCCGTTTCAGTTAGAGGTGCAGCGTGCGCTCGCGACGCTTTCGACGAAAGTGAAAACGTATTACCTCCACGGCAACCGTGACTTTTTAATTGGTAAGCAATTTCTCAGTAGAGCGGGTTTGACTCTGCTATCAGACCCTTGCAAAGTAGGGATTGCTGGACATGACTACGTTTTGTGTCATGGGGACTCTCTGTGTACTGCGGATGTAGGCTATCAAGTATTTAGAACTTGGGTTCGTAAGCCATGGGTTCAGAAGCTATTTTTAGCAATGCCATTGCATTGGCGTCGCTCAATCGCCAATCATTTACGCAGTAATAGCGGCTTACAGTACCAACGCAGCACTCAACAGTCTTCAGAGTTTGCACGAATTAAAACCAATGTAACGCTTGCTGCCTGCGCTGCGGTTTTAAGAGACCAGAATGCAGACCGGTTAATACATGGCCATACCCACTTACCTGCACATCATCAAGAAAACCTGGATGCCCAAACATGGCAACGTTGGGTATTGTCGGATTGGGATTTAGACCATCCAGAAAGTACACTTCCTAGAGCAAGTGCTCTGCAGATTGACCAGGCAGGTTTGCGCTACGCGAGCCTGGTCAAAGCCTAA
- the bamC gene encoding outer membrane protein assembly factor BamC: MQSLRRYCAASLILATATFVLVGCKSVTTNDTVDYKSAGAVRGPNLSYPPDLITSQADRRYIVQDGSATMSEYNAAVKKSVQTRKNVMTGIPGMRIARDGERRWLVVEKPAPELYPQVKDFWQENGFLLVTDSPSTGIMETDWAENRAKISQDFIRSIVGSALDSIYDTGERDKYKIRLEVSKPGETEIYITQRGAIEKCTTDSTGACISTIWTARPNDPELEAVFLARLMERLGMTQEQAKAQVAAPLGPKTPKAKLVQEGVNTAHIVIAASFDRAWRDTGLALDRSNFTVEDRNRTNGVYYVRYVNPKDLGDTKGFFTNLFSSKDDSSLKAKKYSVVVKSTGENSASVYVQDGDGKPENTAAGLQLLTLLTEQLSR, translated from the coding sequence ATGCAATCTTTGCGCCGCTACTGCGCAGCATCCTTGATTCTTGCTACTGCAACCTTTGTTTTAGTTGGATGCAAATCCGTTACGACGAACGATACGGTTGACTACAAGTCGGCTGGGGCGGTTCGAGGTCCTAATTTATCGTACCCACCGGATCTCATTACCTCTCAGGCAGATCGCCGCTATATCGTTCAAGACGGCTCTGCCACTATGTCTGAATACAATGCGGCCGTAAAAAAATCAGTCCAGACTCGCAAGAATGTCATGACCGGTATTCCGGGGATGCGGATTGCACGTGATGGTGAGCGTCGTTGGTTAGTTGTCGAGAAGCCCGCACCCGAGCTCTATCCACAGGTAAAAGATTTTTGGCAGGAAAACGGTTTTCTGTTGGTAACGGATTCACCATCAACCGGCATTATGGAGACGGATTGGGCTGAAAATCGCGCCAAGATTTCTCAGGACTTTATTCGTTCAATCGTTGGTAGTGCTTTAGATTCCATCTACGATACGGGCGAGCGCGATAAATATAAAATCCGCCTAGAAGTTAGTAAGCCTGGCGAAACAGAGATTTATATTACGCAGCGTGGTGCTATTGAGAAATGTACAACGGATTCTACGGGCGCTTGTATCTCTACCATTTGGACGGCTCGCCCCAACGACCCAGAACTTGAAGCTGTCTTTTTGGCGCGCTTAATGGAGCGATTGGGAATGACGCAAGAGCAGGCTAAAGCTCAAGTGGCTGCCCCATTGGGACCAAAGACACCGAAGGCAAAGCTGGTTCAAGAGGGTGTAAATACAGCTCACATTGTTATTGCTGCTAGTTTTGATCGCGCATGGCGTGACACTGGTCTAGCACTAGATCGCTCTAACTTTACGGTGGAAGATCGCAATCGCACAAACGGTGTTTACTACGTCCGCTATGTCAATCCAAAAGATCTCGGTGATACCAAAGGATTCTTTACGAATCTCTTCAGTAGCAAGGATGATTCAAGCTTGAAAGCGAAAAAATACAGTGTGGTCGTTAAATCTACCGGTGAAAATAGCGCTAGCGTCTATGTACAGGATGGAGATGGTAAACCTGAAAATACCGCTGCTGGACTTCAGCTGCTAACGTTGTTAACGGAGCAGTTATCTAGATAA